A genome region from Choloepus didactylus isolate mChoDid1 chromosome 14, mChoDid1.pri, whole genome shotgun sequence includes the following:
- the SNAI2 gene encoding zinc finger protein SNAI2, whose product MPRSFLVKKHFNASKKPNYSELDTHTVIISPYLYESYPMSVIPQPEVLSSGAYNPIAVWTATAPFHSPLPSDLSPLSGYPSSLGRMSPPPPSDTSSKDHSGSESPISDEEERIQSKLSDPHAIEAEKFQCNLCNKTYSTFSGLAKHKQLHCDAQSRKSFSCKYCDKEYVSLGALKMHIRTHTLPCVCKICGKAFSRPWLLQGHIRTHTGEKPFSCPHCNRAFADRSNLRAHLQTHSDVKKYQCKNCSKTFSRMSLLHKHEESGCCVAH is encoded by the exons ATGCCGCGCTCCTTCCTGGTCAAGAAGCATTTCAATGCCTCCAAAAAGCCAAATTACAGCGAGctagacacacacacag tGATCATTTCCCCATACCTCTATGAGAGTTACCCCATGTCTGTCATCCCGCAACCAGAGGTCCTCAGCTCGGGAGCCTACAACCCCATCGCCGTGTGGACCGCCACAGCTCCGTTCCACTCCCCGCTACCCAGTgacctctctcctctttctggaTACCCCTCCTCCCTGGGGCGCATGAGCCCCCCTCCTCCATCTGACACCTCATCCAAGGACCACAGTGGCTCAGAAAGCCCCATTAGCGACGAAGAGGAGCGAATACAATCCAAGCTTTCAGACCCGCATGCCATCGAAGCTGAAAAGTTTCAGTGCAATTTATGCAATAAGACCTACTCAACTTTTTCTGGGCTGGCCAAGCACAAGCAGCTGCACTGCGATGCCCAGTCTAGGAAATCTTTCAGCTGTAAATACTGTGACAAGGAATATGTGAGCCTCGGCGCCCTGAAGATGCACATTCGGACACACACGTTACCTTGTGTCTGCAAGATCTGTGGCAAGGCATTTTCTAGACCCTGGTTACTTCAGGGACACATTAGAACTCACACtg GGGAGAAGCCTTTTTCTTGTCCTCACTGCAACAGGGCGTTTGCGGACAGGTCGAATCTGAGGGCTCATCTGCAGACCCATTCTGACGTAAAGAAGTACCAGTGCAAAAACTGCTCCAAAaccttctccagaatgtctctgctGCACAAGCATGAGGAATCTGGCTGCTGCGTGGCGCACTGA